The proteins below are encoded in one region of Lactuca sativa cultivar Salinas chromosome 3, Lsat_Salinas_v11, whole genome shotgun sequence:
- the LOC111888419 gene encoding putative pentatricopeptide repeat-containing protein At1g12700, mitochondrial, protein MFENIDDALKLFDEMTQRQPLPSVVKFNQLLQAVTKMKHYSCSVELFKQMNVIRIPVDVYTITIVINSCCQMYHTREGFAVLGYGLKHAVLPNVWTFSTLLNGLILEDKIIKAERLFKKLIKKELFEPDTIMYNTMIKGLCKFGINDTAIALLKLMDERGCKPDVVTYTTIIDSLCKVKMVDDALKLFKEMVFHKYIQPNVVTYNSLIHGLCNLCRWDEVSKMLQEMKEEKISPCVETYNILVDALCKEGMVEDANGVIKLMIQRGIDPDVVTYTSLIDGYCLRGEMSKAREVFDSVEIHGVVPNIITYSSLLNGYCKNLKIEDAMHLFHEMIKKDMKPDVITYTTMLQGLFRVGHCKDAYDLFNEMRAHNEIPDEYTYTIVLEGLCNNNQVEEALSLFHLMGDNKLNLDIVVYTILIDGASKGGKIDIARILFNEVSVKGLQLDVWTYNVMISGFCQEGLVGEAKKLFYTMETNGCPPDSVTCNVFLQGILKNQQHDLVEMLLKEVEGRGFTLDATTVSLLLDHIKARYLDASLLKLIGKLVPKEGVDAPCFTV, encoded by the coding sequence ATGTTTGAAAATATCGACGATGCCCTcaaactgtttgatgaaatgacaCAGAGGCAACCTCTGCCATCTGTTGTTAAATTCAACCAATTGTTGCAAGCTGTTACCAAAATGAAACACTATTCTTGTTCAGTTGAACTTTTTAAGCAAATGAACGTCATTCGTATTCCTGTAGATGTGTACACTATTACCATTGTGATAAATAGTTGTTGCCAAATGTATCATACCAGAGAAGGTTTTGCAGTCCTAGGCTATGGCCTCAAACATGCGGTTTTACCAAATGTCTGGACTTTCAGTACACTATTAAATGGACTCATCCTAGAAGATAAAATCATCAAAGCAGAAAGGTTATTCAAGAAACTGATAAAAAAGGAACTTTTTGAACCTGATACAATCATGTACAACACTATGATTAAAGGGCTTTGCAAATTTGGCATTAATGATACAGCCATTGCTTTGCTTAAACTAATGGATGAAAGGGGTTGTAAACCTGATGTGGTCACATATACCACCATCATTGATAGTCTTTGCAAGGTCAAAATGGTAGATGATGCTTTGAAGCTCTTCAAAGAAATGGTTTTCCACAAATACATCCAACCTAATGTTGTCACTTACAACTCTTTGATTCATGGACTTTGTAACTTATGTCGTTGGGATGAGGTCTCTAAAATGCTCCAAGAAATGAAAGAGGAAAAGATCTCTCCATGTGTtgaaacatataatatattagttGATGCGCTTTGCAAAGAAGGAATGGTGGAAGATGCAAATGGTGTGATCAAGTTAATGATCCAGAGAGGGATTGATCCTGATGTTGTGACATACACTTCACTTATTGATGGGTATTGTTTGCGAGGTGAAATGAGCAAAGCTAGGGAAGTTTTTGATTCGGTTGAAATTCATGGTGTGGTCCCTAATATTATTACTTATAGTAGTTTATTGAATGGGTATTGTAAAAATTTAAAGATAGAAGATGCCATGCATTTGTTTCATGAAATGATTAAAAAAGATATGAAACCCGATGTAATCACTTACACCACCATGTTACAAGGATTGTTTCGAGTTGGACATTGTAAAGATGCATATGATCTCTTTAATGAGATGCGAGCACACAACGAGATTCCAGATGAATACACTTACACAATAGTTTTGGAGGGTCTATGCAACAACAATCAAGTGGAGGAAGCACTCTCTTTGTTTCATTTGATGGGTGACAACAAGCTAAATTTGGATATCGTTGTGTACACCATACTTATTGATGGTGCAAGTAAAGGTGGGAAGATTGATATTGCAAGGATTCTTTTCAATGAGGTAAGTGTTAAAGGTTTGCAACTTGATGTTTGGACATATAATGTGATGATTAGTGGTTTTTGTCAGGAAGGTCTTGTGGGGGAagcaaaaaaattgttttatacAATGGAAACGAATGGTTGTCCGCCAGATAGTGTGACTTGCAATGTTTTTCTCCaaggaattctcaaaaaccaaCAACATGATTTGGTAGAGATGCTTTTAAAAGAAGTGGAAGGAAGAGGTTTCACACTTGATGCTACAACTGTATCACTATTACTTGATCATATCAAAGCTAGGTATTTAGATGCTTCTTTGCTTAAGTTGATTGGTAAACTTGTGCCAAAGGAAGGAGTTGATGCTCCTTGTTTTACAGTGTAG